Proteins from a genomic interval of Coccinella septempunctata chromosome 2, icCocSept1.1, whole genome shotgun sequence:
- the LOC123308709 gene encoding homocysteine-responsive endoplasmic reticulum-resident ubiquitin-like domain member 2 protein, whose protein sequence is MESLPVTLIVKAPNQQIEDQTVKCELSWTINKLKQHLSEVYPSKPPKHEQKLIYSGQLLNDSVVLKDVLRQYEGQETHTVHLVCTPKQEPTPQKRNMSVPPPTNTPQVNRTTSTSDTRPNVQNFGNMGVPWIPEGVQIDPNYAAHVVAMQNAYFQYMNQYMQLAANSYGASQLYQPNVATPLIPNLQVPQEAQQINQQNEENEPQQAPPQDQQRDIENNERDWLDHFYAISRLLVLFSVVYFYSSFLRFFFVLVLGSIMYLYQVGLFRNANNNNNNNNTVPGDPGAPQEEQAPSRFTLVWTFFTTFFASLLPEVPNAV, encoded by the exons ATGGAAAGCCTACCAGTAACTCTGATCGTAAAAGCTCCGAATCAACAAATTGAAGATCAAACAGTGAAGTGCGAGCTGTCATGGACAATAAACAAATTGAAACAACATCTTTCGGAGGTGTATCCCAGTAAACCT CCTAAGCATGAGCAGAAACTTATATACTCTGGTCAATTACTGAATGACTCTGTGGTGCTAAAAGATGTCTTAAGACAGTACGAAGGACAAGAAACACATACAGTCCACTTAGTTTGCACTCCTAAACAAGAACCTACTCCGCAAAAAAGGAACATGTCAGTCCCACCTCCAACAAATACTCCTCAAGTGAATAGAACCACAAGTACCTCTGATACAAGACCGAATGTGCAAAATTTTGGAAACATGGGGGTACCATGGATACCTGAAGGTGTACAAATAGATCCAAACTATGCTGCTCATGTGGTGGCTATGCAGAATGCCTATTTCCAGTATATGAACCAGTACATGCAACT TGCTGCCAATTCCTACGGAGCCTCGCAGTTGTACCAGCCTAATGTAGCGACACCACTCATTCCAAACCTTCAAGTGCCCCAGGAAGCCCAGCAAATAAACCAACAAAACGAGGAAAATGAACCACAACAAGCACCTCCTCAAGACCAGCAAAGAGACATAGAAAACAATGAAAGGGATTGGCTAGATCATTTCTATGCCATTAGTAGGCTCCTAGTGCTTTTCAGTGTTGTCTACTTCTACTCGAGCTTTCTGAGATTTTTCTTCGTCCTTGTCTTAGGTTCAATTATGTATCTATACCAAGTAGGCCTTTTCAGGAAtgcaaataataataacaacaacaacaataCAGTACCGGGAGATCCAGGTGCGCCTCAAGAGGAACAAGCTCCCTCAAGGTTCACGCTTGTATGGACATTTTTTACCACATTTTTTGCTTCTTTGTTACCTGAAGTACCAAATGCTGTATGA
- the LOC123307872 gene encoding facilitated trehalose transporter Tret1-like: MTGQLYAQTVSGPNGHYFLVAGKPEYLGQVLASLAVSLGPLAAGLGKGYSSPAIASLQERDADAFLVNGQQASWLASLSLLGALFGAPLGGAAVRWGRRRTLIFAGAPLSLCWIITVFSVSVEVMCFAAFVSGFLVAIVQLSAQVYVSEIATPSIRGGLSALLKIAGHIGVLVAFAAGAFLDWRQLAGLISLAPAAMCVAMWKIPESPGWLVLRGRLREAEESLRWLRGENADLRFELSVLQAHVLNKTVSVSPSALMNSLKTPVFIACGLMFFQRFSGANAFNFYVVSVFKETFGGTNPHTAAVAVAVVQLLSSLLSGLLVDIAGRLPLLVASSVLMSFALASFGSFAYYEDVHPKTVPNLDWIPLLCVLIFTVAFTLGISPISWLLVTELFALEQRGLGTALATSFSYLCAFIGVKTFVDFQELFGLYGAFWLYAFISVCGLCFVVCCVPETKGRDLTQIDAFR, translated from the exons ATGACGGGGCAGTTGTATGCTCAGACg GTATCTGGTCCAAACGGGCACTATTTCCTCGTTGCTGGTAAACCCGAATACCTAGGACAAGTACTGGCTTCTTTGGCAGTTTCCCTTGGACCCCTTGCAGCTGGTTTAGGCAAAGGATACAGCTCGCCAGCAATAGCATCCCTCCAAGAAAGAGACGCCGACGCCTTCCTCGTCAACGGACAACAAGCATCTTGGTTAGCAAGTCTCTCCCTTCTAGGGGCTCTCTTTGGGGCCCCTCTAGGAGGTGCTGCCGTCAGATGGGGTCGGAGAAGGACCTTGATATTCGCCGGCGCGCCTCTGTCCTTATGTTGGATCATCACAGTGTTCTCAGTAAGCGTGGAGGTGATGTGTTTTGCCGCCTTCGTCAGCGGTTTCCTCGTTGCCATCGTACAACTTTCTGCTCAAGTATACGTAAGTGAAATAGCAACGCCGAGCATAAGAGGTGGGCTTAGTGCACTTCTGAAGATAGCAGGGCACATCGGCGTCCTAGTAGCTTTCGCTGCAGGTGCATTTTTAGACTGGCGTCAACTGGCTGGTCTCATCTCATTAGCACCTGCAGCCATGTGCGTGGCTATGTGGAAAATACCAGAAAGTCCAGGTTGGTTGGTGCTCCGAGGTAGGTTGAGAGAAGCCGAGGAATCTTTGCGTTGGTTAAGGGGTGAAAATGCCGATTTAAGATTCGAGTTATCCGTCTTACAAGCTCACGTACTGAACAAAACAGTATCTGTCAGTCCATCTGCGCTGATGAACAGCCTAAAAACACCAGTTTTTATCGCCTGTGGTCTCATGTTCTTCCAAAGATTCTCCGGAGCTAACGCTTTCAATTTCTACGTGGTGAGTGTTTTTAAAGAAACGTTTGGAGGGACGAATCCCCATACGGCTGCAGTAGCTGTAGCTGTAGTACAATTACTATCGTCTCTGCTATCAGGTCTCCTGGTGGATATAGCTGGGAGACTACCGCTTTTGGTAGCCTCCAGCGTCCTGATGTCCTTCGCATTAGCCTCATTTGGTTCCTTCGCTTATTACGAAGATGTTCATCCAAAAACCGTACCGAATTTAGACTGGATACCTTTGCTTTGTGTGTTGATATTTACTGTAGCCTTCACCTTAGGAATAAGCCCCATATCGTGGCTGTTAGTAACGGAACTATTCGCGCTCGAACAGAGAGGTTTGGGTACAGCTTTAGCCACTTCTTTCAGCTATTTATGCGCTTTCATAGGAGTTAAGACGTTCGTTGATTTCCAAGAGCTTTTCGGCCTTTATGGTGCTTTTTGGCTGTACGCCTTCATTTCAGTTTGCGGCCTCTGTTTTGTAGTTTGTTGCGTTCCAGAGACCAAGGGTAGGGACCTGACTCAAATAGATGCGTTCAGATGA